From Malaya genurostris strain Urasoe2022 chromosome 2, Malgen_1.1, whole genome shotgun sequence:
tcgactcgatcagtggtttgctcattggttcggtcattattattttattatattctacaatattctatttcattccacagtattccatggtacacaaaccaccaataaacgtcaaagatggattcgatttaccgttcatttattgtcatcgtgtgaaacccaattgggatacgtttactctacttaattttcacttcacactggtaataagggccggtagtatgaaaataaaacataaaaaagagctcagttaagccctaccggcctctccaaccccggatgttggagcgtaatgcaatcaacatcttattcaagtcgttccatatattattcatttaattcaattatgaaactaaaaactgTAATGCATATCTtcatcaaattgtaacgctaattgattgtatgtgatgatgtttgcaataccgccaagcccaccaaccaaagggagggaaacgcacagcatgctgtgataacaaaaccatcacaaatacatgcataaaaaaccatcacaaatacatgcataaaaaaccatcacaaatacatgcctataacacaaatgtatgtggatagcttatattcgatacactccttagattcAATTCCCAAAAATCTTTTGTTCGataatcatatcagatatattcaatgtgcgaacttcTTTCTAAAATATCATCGAGCGggatgttcgctagtgaacttttcacaactgattttttgtcaCATGATATcaatttcagtgagaatcgagttgtcaaaaaaaaatcactattgAACTTGtctgcagtgagttttctgatcggtGATTTTTTTGTCCGATCGTACAGTATTTGAACGTCTAACGGATATTTATTTATTGCCGTTCCAGGTTTGCCGATGATGGATCGACTATCGCAACAAGCAGATTCATCCAGTGGAAATACTGAGTTCACAGTTCCTGGTAGATTCCAGAACTTATTTCCGATTGGAATAGGTGCTCAGGGTGCCGTGTGGTAAGTAATCGCTGATATCCGTTGGtacgaaattttaaaaatttctatttaCAGTGCGGCAATTGACACAGTGACTGGAATGCCGGTAGCAATCAAAAAACTATCTCGACCATTCCAAGACGTGACGCATGCTAAACGAGCCTATCGTGAAATAAAGCTGATGCGCTTAGTCGATCATCCTTTCGTAAGCAACGCAATCAACGCAATGAACAAGACGGACAATTTCAAAGATGGCCATTcttttcatttcttttttcaGATCATCAAACTGCTTTACGCGTATTCACCGCAGACGACTTTGCGATCCTTCAGGGACATATATCTGTTCACTGAACGAATGGACACGAACCTCAGTGCTGTGATCGGTAATCCATTGGACCACGAAAGACTATCCTTTCTGATCTATCAAATGCTGTGTGGAATTAAGTATTTACATTCGGCCGGGATAATTCATCGTGACCTGAAACCTACTAACATAGTTGTGCGAGCGGATTGCTCTTTGAAAATTCTCGATTTTGGTTTAGCACGAAGCGTAGGAACAACCTTTATGATGACCCAGTATGTGGTGACGCGGTACTATCGGGCACCTGAGGTTATACTGAACTTAGATTACGATACCAAGGTTGACATTTGGGCAATAGGCTGTATTATGGCGGAACTTTTAACGGGACAAGTACTGCTTCCCGGTACCGATCACGTAGATCAATGGAACCGAATCATCACTACGTTAGGGACACCATCCGCCGAATTCATCTCACGATGCAATCAATCGGAACGCAGATATATCGAAACCTTACCCGTCCATCCACGACCTCAGTTCGATCAACTGTTTCCGGATTCCTCGTTTTTAGTTGTTGAAGGAACACGAACCGTTAGTTTGAACAACCAAAACGCTCGGGACATACTCCAACGGATGTTGGCCATCGATCCGTTGGAGCGAATATCGGTCCAGGATGCGCTCGCTCATCCGTATGTGAATGTTTGGTTCCAGGAAGACGAAGTTAACCGGCCGGCTCCGGCACCGTACGATCATGCTTTCGACGAACAGGAACTGACCATCGATCAGTGGAAGGCGTTACtgtttcaagaaattcaagagatTCAAGGACTGACGCTCGGGACGTCCACGTCCGATAACTGACGAAACATGAATGTTGGTTTATGGGACCAACAGTAATGCAATAAATTAGTACCTAAAAATGACGCATTTTTCCTGTCCTGTAagtttttatgtagttttgttGTACTTTATTTCgagttttattctaatttaattcaaagtattgaattgtaTGCCGAAAATATGCGACAGAGTTTAGATAAGTAGAATAAATGTTAGACATTTAATTTGTTTCTAAATGTGCTAGATATTTTACGATTCGTACAAATTAAACAAATctctaaattttatttttctttaataaGACATTAGTTTTACCAATCGTATGTATTCCTTTCAATTTGGATTCACCTCAGCACAAACAATATTGGGAAATTTCTCAAACAAaaactgtaaattattttctattaATCTAGAcgtcttttttttctctcagtTCGAGCTTACTTCTACTAATATGTACCTGCAAAAAGGGACAGAATGATTAAAAACATTTTCGTGAATTCACTGTGACCGAACGTTGGCGACGAAGCTAGAGGGAAAAATTGCTAACCATATTTACAGCTGCTGCTTGGAAAACCCTGCGAATCTGTCAGTTGTCGGGATATTTACACACAGCACTTAGTCAACCTAGGTCCACTTGAACTAACCACTAATGTAGTGAATGGCGCGCATAAAACAAGGAAAAGAGTTTATTTTGAGTTATTACTAAAAGTGGAAAGCTTTCATTCCGTAGGAATGACTCGTCGGTCGAACCCGTCGAAATATTTGtgttctagaatttttttcgcAGAAATCCGATGCACCGGATCGTAAATCAAGCATTTCTGAAGTAAATCCAATCCGGCCGAGTCAAGATTTTTCACCTGACTTGATAGATTGTTCTGTGTCCAACACGGAAACGTGGGTTTATAATCTGGCAGCGATGTTACTCCCGGCCAGATCTCCTCCGTTGGTGTTTTCAGTATGCGAAACATTCGGAAAAGCTGATCAATCTCCGAGTCCCCCTGGAACAGGGGCTTGCGAGTTGCCATTTCAGAGAAAATACAACCAATGGACCAAATATCCACTGGGCATGCATATCGAGGGGACCCGAGCAGAACCTCCGGGGCACGATACCAAAGGGTAACAATTTCATGTGTGTAGTTTCGTACCGGAATGTTAAAAGAACGACCAAGTCCAAAATCTGCTACCTTGATTAGACCTTCCTTATTGATTAATAGGTTTTGCGGTTTTAAATCTCGATGAAGAACTCGTCGTTTGTGACAGAACAGCATGGCAGCGGTAATCTGATACATGTAGCTCTTAACCAAATCCGGATCCATCATCTTCTCGGCGGGCAGCGTGTCCATATATTTCTTCAGGTCCATCGACAGAAACTCAAAGATCAAGTACAATCTATTTTCCTCCATGAGAACATCTTCAAGAGAAACGATATTGGGATGTTTCAGTTCTTTCAGCAGTGATATTTCACTGAAACATAAAAACCGTTATTACTCATACAACGATAGCCCTTGCATTGCAAAACGCTTACCGGATGGCAGTTGACGgaataccttcatcttcagatTCCAGTCGGATTTTCTTCATGGCTACTATTTGACCAGTTATTTTATTACGACCCTTGTACACAACGCCATACGTTCCTTCGCCGatcttttcaattttctgaAAATCTTCCATCGTTCTTCTTCAACCCTGTACCTGAAATAGGTTAGAATTAAAACATTCAACATCAATAGCTAAAAGTTTGCTGTACTTACTTACAAAACAAAATTACGTATGTTATCTACAATTAGACAGAAACGTCGTACACCTTTCCAGGAAAAAATCCACGCGAAATATTCGGATCACTCCTAAACGAAATGTAGCGATTTCGGCAGTAAACAAAATTCGAGCGGGGTTTCGGCCCGTTTCAAGTTCGTTATGTTGCTTGTCGTTGTTTGAAAGGCAGACGGAAAATTTAAACCAAGGCTGCCTTAGATGTTGGGCGATGTTTTATGTTGCGTAGTAGTGGTGGTGAGTGTGATCTGACACTGAAAAAATATCGTTGGGAGTTTACTTCACTAAAAATCGAgtttacttaatttttgaggagaaatcgctcactgtcgagctcttctatgagctacccaaaattaggtcggaATAAAATTGGATACTACCCAAATTTTGGGTAAACAACCGAATACTCTGAGTTCAAAATAGAtagtaactgaatcgttatctattccaactttgacttgatcgtaaagATAGGTAACAAGCATTGCCAAAGTTGACATAACAACACTGTTaagggggggtagggtctaaacgatgaaaaaaatcatcatttttgcgattttttttccagaattatcgtttaacaaaataaattcaaatattttgcatgataaaaagcatcatttgaacaacattctgtaatttttcgtggaaaaattttgagaaataagtctttgaagaggtatttttgagaacgcttcataaaaatcatgattttcggtgttcactgtatctcagcgcagactaatcagaagtgaacaaatgaacgcagtatAGGTAGAGTAgaaatttttctagaccccaacgtttctgtttgatttttttaaattttcttaatttttggttattgttcaaagtgaaaactacgatttttcacgaaaaaaaccgccattttgtggctgttaaacctccccaaagtaacaaacaacgaaaacggaaaacgttggggtctggttttttatttgcagaaagtgtgtgcaaaatttgaaaaaaattggtgcagtagtttttgaatgacgatggacacggactttcaaaacctgctttcgaggaaaacgcgtttgaagttttttgtttataaaatcaatggaaacaatcaaTTACTCCATGGAGCCCTTTAGGGTCAAACatgttcaaaaaatcatattttttcgtttataatttattattacgaaagttttgaagtcaatcgaagtagaattcTTAGGCctttgcgccgagctcttgcttcttcgtagaatgagatagccatagataaaggtccattacttccagagtttcgttccaataggcttgaaaatttcacaggaaATTCTCGAAATGCTTTACTGtgagaaaatataaataaaataataaatgattttcaaaagtattagaccctacccgccccttaaggggACGTgcaacttgagccaattagttctgattgtgATTGAACAATCTTACATTtaccctaagacaagacctgacatctgggggggctgcttttgttccaaaatggaccagtttctgattggctgattttgatgttgctacccgcacattgtgaagagaaaaaacttttgcagggtacgcgagcaatgatgccaagtataaagaaaatcagaaaacaagtttattgaaatgtataattttagctcaccaatgaaaatgaaaattttcagagaatgtttcacttttttcccatctcatttgtaataaatgtttatagtggcagcactgtgtaattaaaatcggcatcaagccgtttttctttttagtgaattaaagtgtaaccaaaaaagatttgttaaattagtgtaaactcgaaagtctgtttagttttacgagaagaatgaactgttgtgttccacactgtggtaaCACTaaacatttctatccaaacttgactttttccggttttaaaaagatccggtaatacgtcaacaatggattcgattttgcgttcaacatgagatatttcgtgttttgtcatcaaagctcaaataattgtttttaagcattaatatataatgatAAAATGCATTCGCcaacacatttttcatgtttatttcaaatcaaaaatcgagtctaaaaatttaaatttaatgaatagttttttcttagcataaagttattaaaaaatctgtaaatatggctacactgtagcccatacgttggtatttattccacaaggcgaaaatgacgagaaggatgattcggaatgaagaataagaagccagttgtcaggtcttgtcttagcatTTACCTAAACATTGAGGTCATCTTTCGATAGCCTGGTTTTTGTACACGGTAAACTCGATGCACCTAGAAATAAATACTTTTGTAATACTcagaaagttattaaaaaaaatatccagattttagtgaaatttgcaagaaaataagAGCAAATAACTTTCTTGTTATTTTAATCTATCCATATCTTGGGAAAAAGTATCTCAATAATTTACCTAGACTCTGAGTTTGTGCATTTTTGTTGGATTCTTAGAAGAGTGCACCCaggatcaaatgaaaaaaaactcagaACCTAGGTAAATTATTGAGATAGTTTTTAACCAGATATGGGTAGAAAAAATTAACAAGGTGGTGATTTGTTCGTATTTTtcattctagattatttttgtactaacttttGCAGTACCACATTAGTATTTATTGCTAGGTGTATCCATTTTACCATGTAATATGCTAGTCACCTGAAAATTGAAGAGAGATTTCGCCtgaattataattttgaaatgtttaatTCTAATATTTTAAGCTTCGTCTTTGACTTACGAGTGTGTTAGCTAATTAAACTGCTGGTGCTGTAACAGAAAACAGATTAACAGGCTCGTATATTAACTGTGTGTAAATTTTGCTCATaaagtgtgacaaataattataAATGTCGCCACGCTCAACACGGAAGATTTACATGAGACACTATActgctacattcacttcacgttagatttttgttttgctgtgggtaaaatcatttatttatttttgttatatttcgATTGAATTCATCTGTGACTTAAATGGCGTAGAAATAAAGTTGTTATTTACACTTACGGAAATCGTGTAAGAATCGAgacgaatagtcgagtaggtggcagtggcacagactaacagacaggacactcaaattagattctttaatcatttcaacggtaatttcgaatattcctctagttgggacagtactcgcatatggcaggatggcgccacgttaccctatcagaaacatcctgtctgtcatctagactgtttttatttttttcatttaccaacagagttgccattcatacagaattaatgtaatgtaatgtattgatttgtatacgtccatgcgaatttcatgcaggatacagatttaatacatattgccaaaactatatacaaaattgagcctacttctcatcctctaacgcaatacaaaatcgaacccgttttgttacaatgtttacttacttctggtctgccaccacttaatttcgggtgaaaatcaccaacacaatcaaaaatagtctagatgaacaacgttgagaaaaataaatggtttctttcaaacatcgctaaaaatgttaaatatgttatcaacgtaatccaataatttattgtgacgatcattttcaaatattatgatgaaatccggcattcctgcaagcagctgacaaacgaggggaaaccaactagtaaaaaaaattgtacataacacaaggggtgtaccgatagtaaatagttcgcactGTAAAATATAGGTGGTACTAGTGCATGtcgaaaaattacttttataagaatttactcatactgtcaagTCTGTTAGTTTGTGGCAGTAGTGAGCTCCTTATCTCCAACATttagcaaatttaaaatttgcacaaatttttgaaaaattctgttcGAGCCAGTACAAATGTTATCTGAGGTGATACATTGCAGTCTAACATAGATCATCAAGCCTATGTAATAGTTACAATAGCCGTCTGCTCCGAATTCTAGGATAAAATTTTTCTGACGTTTATAATTTGAGAAGATTTTTTTCCTCTGACCTGTTAAAGTTTTGAAATATATGCAAAGATCTACTAGTTTCGATGAATCGTATAAAACCATCATGAAATGTTTGCTTTCGATTTGCTATAAGCTTAGAACTGCTGTAATTTACTGCCTTAATTTGAGTCATTCAATCCATTATAGAACAAgcgaatttacaaaaaaaaatcgagtacATAGAATCGGCTTTCTTAAAAATGAGTCATATTTACTGATAGTAATATATTTTATCCATAGTAAACATATTTTAGTGTCCGAATTACGAAATCGAAAAATCTTTCCGAGTTATTTTGTTCGTTAATGCGTAAAACAGCCATGATCTCATTTTACTTTTATCTGCACCCAACAGGAAAACAGATTAAAAAATTATCACAAATGAGCGTTGAGCAATCAGTAGTTTTCTGATAATTACGGCAATCAcccaaaaagcaaagtcttggcattacattccttccgtggaatttggcctttcagtttcaacagacttcgcagccgattcttagcgtacagaattattgcatggctagtactatggatcctactgacactaagaatccttccaggtcggggcttgaacatacggcagctggcttgtaagaccagcgtcctatgcattgaaccgtcaacccggggcAATCACCCACATATGTCGAATAATTTCCGATATTCCTAGTGGCCATTTTCTACCACTTACGAAACGAATGCATTATAGCTATATGTATTAAGCAACATAATCTCATTCATACAATCTTATcttatacacgcagagaaaatgagcatgtttgaaataataaaacagttagtagattttaaacttgatttatattcatttcaagctagaatatgattgttacaagccaatttctcccttcaacaaaaacaaaGATCTCTGTTTGGTTTGAATCCAAATTTTGatctaaccaaacgaaaaatatatttgttccggCTGAGTTTGTTATTGgaataaactaactatttattacatgtcaaccaaagttgagttaatgttatcggcaatgtccttgttgactcaatcctgctatacctttatatcaagaataaacttggttcaatttatctatgacACAACTAAATTTACTGTTTAAATAAACCGTGCTAGTTTTATTTCATACAAACCAGAACAATTTTTTCTCGCGCGTATAAACCACAGCATTTTTCTCTCCCGTGGATAAAATTTGTACGCGTTCCATAAGTAGATGAATTTTCTACTTCTTTCATTTCCTAGGGGGTGTTCAACAgttcaagtgtatgtattgataattaaGATCATTATTGTACCACCACCAACCGCATCTATAAGaaaattgcacatttttttccGTTACAAATGTGTTGAAAGGTTAAAATTAAAATGATTCATTTCAGTTGTTACGATGCTTCACATCCCATATATTCaattataaaacctgttttaatccacttagtggtgtaatgatgcctttctcatatcaatcatactataatatataatactgtggttagtctcaaaataattttcttcgattcttaaaagaataaccgaaatccgagagaagttagtgcacttatttttacaatttttttcacattttacccataattccggaaccggaagtcggatccaaataatattcaggaattttgtatgggaccacgagacctttcatttgaatctaagtttgtgaaaatcggttcagccatctccgagaaaagttagggcaaaccacgttacatacacacatacgcacatacacacacatacactcacatatacacacagacattctgcgtactcgacgaactgagtcgaatagtatataacactcggccctccgggcctcggttcaaaagtcggttttcacagtgattacataaactttctatatgagaaaggcaacaaaggTTAACTATTCACTGAACACAGCCGAAGTTCGCTAATTGAAATATGACTACATTCAATAAACAAACCACTCTAAACTCTGGACTAACTCAGACAGATAAACTCATTCAATCGAAAATTAGGAAAAGGAAAGTGTTTCGCCCTTTACGAAAGACGAAACTTACGAAAACAAATGGAAGGCTTGTTTCGCCCTTTACAGTTTTTTATATTACTAAAATCTAGATTTTTGTGGAATCGAAATTTCTAGACAAAATGTagaatttttaagtttttatgcgTAGGAACGTAAAGTTCAATTTATTTACCTCTGCAAAATTCGTTCTTCTCTGTAAATATGCTGGCGTTCACcacagatgccaggtaaaaatttcaaatatcttcagacagagttggaaaagtctgtatatctgaaaaaaatctgcagtcagcaagtatgtcttgcttgCAGCCATTTCTAAGTAGTTCTAagccacgatgtaaaataccctggtgatcTCGTTTTTCTATGTGTGCGGTTGTCATTGTATTTTGGgataacagagagacgtgaagaagaaaaaacataaacaaatgacgttccgggagttgcttttatgaaaatatttagagttggttctgtttgcgaaaatattgacagtgaaattcggttttttgttccgggatgttccaatcgttttcatcacctgcatttgaaatgctacccacagcacaatcactccattatccatgataactgtaatagataccacatCCGCCagatccttcctccaacgatccgccaaatccttcctccaacgaaatgaacagaatcggatgtgtgtaaaattttctatatttcgacgttaccttgcaagcccttgaagaaaaaatgtccagattttcaaatagtgccaaagattcgccaggctgcgagcaaatatattatatatcaatatgcatcactcttgcgattcacgagggacatcacagtaaagtgcggtggtaaaaaaggttactaatacactaaaAATTTTTTAATGGACATATGACAGCCATGGTTTCAGTACACTGAATCAAACAAacccaaatatatggaatatttctcgatatacactgcacgaaaaaataagctgtaaatacggtttagaattgcaatctgatactaactcggaagAGAACACATTGTTATATAAATATTCCCTATTTATATAAATGAGTGTGAAATGTAAACGCAGAACTAAACGAATTAATCTTAatgctaattccagaattttaccaacatttccgaattaagtattgcaatttcttgatttgaaaatttaatccatTTGTATTCAGGTTTACTGTGATAATGATTCCCGATTCCAGTCCAGTTTGTTCAGAGCATATCATTGAACAGCAGATATGTAATACTACGGTATATTATTGTTTGTAATGCTGTTGGCACTACTGGTATTGCTCTATGTCTTTAATTTACTGTTTATCCGTGAGACAAACAGGTCGAAATCATAGTAAGTTTAcagttaacaaatcttttttgcttACACATTTATTCACTAGAAagaagaacggctgattttaattacacagtgctgccactatgaacatttattacaaatgaaattgaagaaagtGAAACatcctccgaaaattttcattttcattggtgattaAGACGATAGGTCTTAAAGAacgtaattctacattatttataggcaatatttactttcgtcagaaaaacacatgaaaatgttcacacctctatttgggcatcatgctcaattagttgtgacatttcacttctgggtgcacgaCAAACGCAGACTATTAAAtttgactgaactaatagccttgagcgtcacgagatggtgttactgtgatgtccttttcgatttgtattgaattcgttaaagtgatccatattgatatataatatatttgctgCGAGACAACTgaagtaacttagaagtgaaatcccgatctgaactggtcgtttgtttatgtttacgtacttgaatcccggcgcgccatactgaatttcgtgaataatttaccaacacaaccaaaaactGTCTTATtgcgccaccagtgtattttacgtttAACGTATGAAACGTTAAActgatttggcaacaaaaaaaaaaagttcgcgacaattttaaaagtctgtcaattttgacgaaagtctgcgaaaaactcgattttcaaaaatttgcaaaagtctgcacaacaaaaaatgtctgcagcacaaggttcgaaaactgaaaatttacagacaaatctgcagatctggcttctCTGGCCTTCACAGCTTGGTTTGCATTTTGAGTTATATTTGTCAAGCGTGCAAGCGCGTTCAGTGTCAGAGATGCCATctatacagattttcacatgcgcatacagattgaATATTGAGTACagaatttatacagatttcctaaacctAATACAAATTTTGGCAAATTTCACACAAAGtatcagagaaaaaaaactttttcgtctGAACTATTTATGAGTATTTGATAGCAGTAACGagataaaagtttattaatcgattggaaatattttccGAAAATATTTGATGATCAACCAAGTGGTGAACATTGAAAAACATTTGTATTATAATGAagctttattgtcagactgagagttgtatgagaGATTCGTCATCATTTTatagtagaaatttcatttgattagggaatacagataaatacagattttttatacaaagcaatata
This genomic window contains:
- the LOC131431659 gene encoding stress-activated protein kinase JNK-like, producing the protein MMDRLSQQADSSSGNTEFTVPGRFQNLFPIGIGAQGAVCAAIDTVTGMPVAIKKLSRPFQDVTHAKRAYREIKLMRLVDHPFIIKLLYAYSPQTTLRSFRDIYLFTERMDTNLSAVIGNPLDHERLSFLIYQMLCGIKYLHSAGIIHRDLKPTNIVVRADCSLKILDFGLARSVGTTFMMTQYVVTRYYRAPEVILNLDYDTKVDIWAIGCIMAELLTGQVLLPGTDHVDQWNRIITTLGTPSAEFISRCNQSERRYIETLPVHPRPQFDQLFPDSSFLVVEGTRTVSLNNQNARDILQRMLAIDPLERISVQDALAHPYVNVWFQEDEVNRPAPAPYDHAFDEQELTIDQWKALLFQEIQEIQGLTLGTSTSDN
- the LOC131431661 gene encoding cyclin-dependent kinase 1, whose amino-acid sequence is MEDFQKIEKIGEGTYGVVYKGRNKITGQIVAMKKIRLESEDEGIPSTAIREISLLKELKHPNIVSLEDVLMEENRLYLIFEFLSMDLKKYMDTLPAEKMMDPDLVKSYMYQITAAMLFCHKRRVLHRDLKPQNLLINKEGLIKVADFGLGRSFNIPVRNYTHEIVTLWYRAPEVLLGSPRYACPVDIWSIGCIFSEMATRKPLFQGDSEIDQLFRMFRILKTPTEEIWPGVTSLPDYKPTFPCWTQNNLSSQVKNLDSAGLDLLQKCLIYDPVHRISAKKILEHKYFDGFDRRVIPTE